A single Opisthocomus hoazin isolate bOpiHoa1 chromosome 1, bOpiHoa1.hap1, whole genome shotgun sequence DNA region contains:
- the MORC3 gene encoding MORC family CW-type zinc finger protein 3, with product MAAKTQGGIRLSALCPKFLHTNSTSHTWPFSAIAELIDNAYDPDVSAKQIWIDKTVINDNICLTFTDNGNGMNSEKLHKMLSFGFSEKSVMNGRVPVGLYGNGFKSGSMRLGKDAIVFTKNGETMSVGLLSQTFLEVTKAEHVMVPIVTFNNHRQISDLTESKNNLKAILTHSLFSTEEKLLAELEAIMGKKGTRIIIWNLRRDKNEKTEFDFDKDKYDIRIPEDLDETGKRGYKKQERLDQIVPESDYSLRAYCSILYLKPTMQIILRGQKVKTQLVSKSLAFIERDIYRPKFLNARTVRITFGFNCRNKDHYGIMMYHKNRLIKAYERVGCQLKANNMGVGVVGIIECNFLKPTHNKQDFDYTNEYRLTIAALGEKLNDYWNEMKTKKTEEYQLALPVEEIQKQPDQTWVQCDSCLKWRKLPDGIEHLPEKWFCSLNPDPQFRNCNVPEEPEDDDLIHPTYEKTYKKKDREKLKKRLEYSYQINNEMFLKTPVSSSKDFKTFSPVSGKEAVPRSPLPETSHASVKRPLLILSRSVSSPHSDSDNSLKRKTPSCVTPVSLKTPRLNDKTFNSQEDDDEDVIIVEESSTPKPSADSEVPVVKTECINLDQEEKQKENCDVGEPCSAATSESKSEQLTSATQTELPSVVVKKEEVEDDTDIPDPRAEVETKQHNVNDVSETSVDLGTELKNQLQLLNKEKEMYQSKCEVLTKQVETLEQRIVEMNNKYVKKEMCHQSTETVSLFEEENVHQRSLAEVTTLYEQALEEIAKLKEQCSTLQNLKTECSKCADGESKSEVDEIAVQLDDVFRQLDKCSIDRDRYKSEIELLEVEKNQIACQCEELKAEIAQLKASIPQAVACANDSTTSNVEDSVNFSDGESLKLRSLRVNVGQLLATIMPDLDLQQVNYDIDVVDEILGQVVEQMHEISST from the exons ATGGCGGCGAAAACACAGGGCGGCATCCGCCTCAGCGCG CTCTGTCCAAAGTTCTTGCATACCAACTCTACCAGTCACACCTGGCCTTTCAGTGCAATTGCAGAACTTATAG ataatGCTTATGATCCAGATGTGAGCGCTAAGCAGATATGGATAGACAAAACGGTGATAAACGACAATATATGCTTGACATTCACTGACAATGGAAATGGTATGAACTCAGAGAAGCTGCACAAAATGCTAAG CTTCGGTTTCAGTGAGAAATCCGTGATGAATGGCCGTGTTCCAGTGGGGCTGTATGGAAATGGGTTTAAATCGGGGTCCATGCGCCTGGGAAAAGATGCGATAGTCTTCACCAAGAATGGAGAAACCATGAGTGTGGGCCTGTTATCTCAGACTTTCCTTGAAGtcacaaaagcagaacatgtCATGGTTCCTATAGTGACATTCAACAACCACC GACAGATAAGTGATCTAACAGAATCCAAAAACAACCTGAAGGCCATCTTAACACATTCTTTATTTTCTACGGAGGAGAAATTACTGGCAGAGCTAGAGGCtataatggggaaaaaaggaacaagaatTATCATTTGGAACCTGAGAAG agataaaaatgaaaaaacagaatttgacTTTGACAAGGATAAATATGACATCAGAATTCCAGAAGACTTGGATGAAACAGGCAAAAGAGGATATAAGAAACAAGAGAGACTGGACCAGATTGTTCCAGAAAGTGACTACTCACTGCGA GCTTATTGCAGTATTTTGTATCTGAAGCCAACAATGCAGATCATTCTGAGAGGACAAAAAGTGAAAACACAGCTGGTTTCCAAAAGCCTTGCCTTCATTGAACGTGATATATATAGGCCGAAATTTTTGAAT GCTAGAACAGTAAGAATTACATTTGGATTTAACTGCAGAAACAAAGATCATTATGGAATAATGATGTACCATAAAAACAGACTCATCAAAGCTTATGAAAGAGTTGGCTGTCAGTTAAAG GCAAACAACATGGGTGTTGGTGTAGTTGGGATTATTGAATGCAACTTCCTAAAACCAACTCATAACAAACAAGATTTTGACTACACAAATGAATACAG actTACAATAGCAGCATTAGGAGAAAAGCTTAACGATTACtggaatgaaatgaaaacaaagaaaaccgaGGAATATCAGTTAGCCTTGCCGGTTGAGGAGATACA AAAACAGCCTGATCAGACATGGGTACAATGTGATTCATGCCTGAAATGGCGGAAGCTGCCAGATGGCATAGAGCACTTGCCAGAGAAGTGGTTCTGCTCACTGAACCCTGACCCACAATTCCG GAATTGTAATGTACCAGAAGAACCAGAAGATGATGACTTAATACATCCTACCTATGAGAAAACTTACAAGAAAAA AGACAGGGAAAAACTGAAGAAGCGACTAGAGTACAGCTACCAG ATCAataatgaaatgtttttaaaaacacctgTTTCTTCAAGTAAAGACTTCAAAACTTTTTCACCTGTGAGTGGAAAGGAAGCTGTTCCAAGATCACCTTTACCAGAAACATCACATGCTTCTGTCAAAAGACCTCTTCTGATTTTAAGTAGATCAGTATCTTCACCTCATTCTGATTCTGATAACAG TCTTAAACGGAAGACACCTAGCTGTGTGACACCTGTGTCTTTGAAGACACCTCGATTAAATGACAAGACGTTCAACAGccaggaagatgatgatgaagatgTCATTATTGTAGAGGAGAGCAGTACTCCAAAGCCTTCAGCAGATTCTGAGGTTCCTGTAGTAAAAACTGAATGTATTAATTTGGAtcaagaggagaagcagaaagaaaactgtgatGTTGGAGAACCTTGCAGTGCAGCCACTTCAGAATCAAAAAGTGAACAGCTGACCTCAGCAACACAGACAGAGCTCCCAAGTGTAGTTGTTAAAAAGGAAGAGGTGGAAGATGACACCGATATCCCAGACCCCAGGGCAGAGGTGGAAACTAAACAGCACAATGTTAATGATGTTTCTGAGACATCTGTAGATCTTGGAACTGAACTGAAAAATCAGCTGCAattattaaacaaagaaaaagaaatgtaccAGAGCAAATGTGAAGTATTAACCAAACAGgtagaaacactggaacagaggaTTGTAGAAATGAATAATAAGtatgtaaaaaaagaaatgtgccaTCAGTCAACTGAGACAGTTTCTttatttgaagaagaaaatgttcaTCAAAGAAGTTTGGCAGAAGTGACCACCCTCTATGAACAGGCCTTAGAAGAAATAGCAAAACTAAAGGAACAGTGCAGTACGCTGCAGAACTTAAAAACTGAATGCAGCAAGTGTGCTGATGGTGAAAGTAAGAGCGAGGTAGATGAAATTGCTGTGCAACTTGATGATGTTTTCAGGCAACTGGACAAGTGCAGCATTGACAGAGACAGATATAAAAGTGAG ATTGAACTactagaagtggaaaaaaatcaaattgcctGTCAATGTGAAGAACTTAAAGCAGAAATTGCACAGTTAAAAGCTTCGATTCCACAAGCAGTAGCATGTGCAAATGATTCTACCACCAGTAATGTAGAAGACTCTGTAAATTTTTCTGATGGAGAAAG CCTGAAACTGCGCTCTCTTCGAGTGAATGTTGGACAACTACTGGCTACAATCATGCCTGATCTAGACTTGCAGCAAGTAAATTATGATATTGATGTAGTAGATGAAATTTTAGGACAAGTTGTAGAGCAAATGCATGAAATCAGTAGCACTTAG